Proteins encoded by one window of Salmonirosea aquatica:
- a CDS encoding LytR/AlgR family response regulator transcription factor has product MNILIIEDEEATARKLQRLLAQVAPTDTVVGQLASVEQSVEWLRTHPMPELILMDIELADGQSFEIFNRVAVTCPVIFTTAYDEFALKAFKVNSIDYLLKPVREDDLRGALAKLQALKQSLTPNLQASLANLLQQLNPSVAAQAGTSPAESRPERTRFLVKQGQRLFSVPTEDITYFFTRSKIVFLKAHDGQEWMIDYTMDELESMLDNRRFFRLNRQIIAELRAIDKVHLYFNGKLKVSLQPAFAEEVLVSREKAGDFKRWLGE; this is encoded by the coding sequence ATGAACATCCTCATTATTGAAGACGAAGAGGCAACCGCCCGAAAATTACAGCGGCTCCTGGCGCAGGTAGCCCCCACCGATACCGTAGTGGGCCAGCTTGCCAGTGTGGAGCAGTCGGTCGAATGGCTCCGTACGCACCCGATGCCCGAGCTGATTTTGATGGACATCGAACTGGCCGATGGCCAGAGTTTCGAGATCTTCAACCGGGTGGCGGTCACTTGTCCGGTCATTTTTACCACGGCTTACGACGAATTCGCGCTGAAAGCCTTCAAGGTCAATAGCATCGACTATTTGCTCAAACCCGTCCGGGAAGACGACCTCCGGGGGGCGCTGGCCAAGTTGCAAGCCCTCAAACAATCCCTGACGCCCAATTTGCAAGCTTCCCTGGCAAACCTGCTGCAACAACTGAATCCATCGGTTGCCGCCCAAGCCGGGACGAGCCCGGCGGAGTCGAGGCCGGAACGTACCCGTTTTCTGGTCAAGCAGGGACAGCGGCTGTTTTCGGTGCCCACGGAGGATATCACCTATTTCTTCACCCGCTCCAAGATCGTTTTTCTGAAAGCCCACGACGGCCAGGAATGGATGATCGACTACACCATGGACGAACTGGAAAGCATGCTGGACAACCGGCGGTTTTTCCGGCTCAATCGCCAGATCATCGCTGAACTGCGGGCCATCGATAAGGTGCATTTGTATTTCAACGGGAAATTGAAGGTATCGCTGCAACCCGCTTTTGCGGAGGAAGTACTGGTCAGTCGGGAAAAGGCGGGTGATTTCAAGCGTTGGTTAGGGGAATAA